Genomic window (Nilaparvata lugens isolate BPH unplaced genomic scaffold, ASM1435652v1 scaffold5146, whole genome shotgun sequence):
CAAAAAGTAAGAccatgaattgctgtatcttcgaagtaacttttgaggttagtttatggttttttaaatattacaaataaaccagaggtcttaccaaaaatcgttacacatacgtttctgcgccttgtttcaaagaaattgcataccaaatttcatccaaatcggacaatactgcggtacaaacaaacaaactgacaaaagccgatcgagtcgaaactaagacctcagcttcaaTGAAATTATATCATAGTacactttttttgaaaagatttcaatataaaataacagattaaaaacacaaattaaaacaacAAGTTTCATTTTAAGAAGATGTGCTgtataattattcaactttgccaacattttcatttaatagtgaTGTTTCTATTACAGATGTGTGAACCCGCTTATAACGATTGCACCATCATGTCATCCGAGAGAGATTTATTCCCGGGGATGGGCGTGGACAAGAGTCTCATAAGGGTTGGCAAGGCCAGGTTCAGCCCTTCGAGTGACCACCTGGCCATGGCTTGGCTCTTCCAGCAGTGGTCCGAGTACCAGACACGCGACGAACGCCGAGCCAGGAGTCTCATGGAGGAGATGCTTGGCAACCACAATGCTTTCCTATTCATCCAACGTTAGTAACAATTTTATATAGATCCAACTTTAAATAATTtagtactagcaggtaacccgagCTATGCAAGGATCTACGAGggctatttttttttcaacttccgatCGTGCCGCTAGATGGCAATGCGAGCGGCATTGGCCAACAATGCGCGGCAGCTGACTAGTCACATCTCACACTATAACCTCACTCGTTTTCGGCATCTGTCGTCATTACCAGTTCATCTAGCGACACATAAACATGGTCAATATATGAATATCTCCCGCCAAGTGTGAGTTGTGAAGTGTAATTCGTTTTTTTGCAAGCTGAAGGGTTATCCACAGCAGAAATTCACCATAGAATGAAACGAGTATATGGTGAAAGTTTCATGAGTGACAGTGCATTGCGTGATTGTAGAGGAACTGTGCAGAACAAAAGGAGAGGAATGCTCACATCGGGAGTGGTGCTCATTCATGACAACGCTCGTCCTCACAGTGCTGCTGTGACGAAGCGTCTTCTTAACGGGTTTAAATGGGACGCTTTTGACCATCCGGCGTATAGCTCAGACTTAGCACCAAGCGACTATCACCTTTTCCCGGAACTGAAGAAAATGCTAGGAGGGCAGAGCTTCCGAACAGACGATGCGCTGCAAGATG
Coding sequences:
- the LOC120355895 gene encoding histone-lysine N-methyltransferase SETMAR-like; protein product: MLTSGVVLIHDNARPHSAAVTKRLLNGFKWDAFDHPAYSSDLAPSDYHLFPELKKMLGGQSFRTDDALQDAVKNHLKSLAAKFYEQGIKKLVPRYEKCRNLNGDYVKK